The DNA region CAGCAGGGCTACGGGATGGCGGAGGGGCTGACCAACCTCACCCGGCTGGACGACCCGTTCGACATCACCTGCGACACCCAAGGCCGTCCGATCAACCCGGCCGACGAACTGCTCGTCGTCGACCCCGACGGCAACCCGGTCCCGCCGGACGAACAGGGTGAACTGATCACCCGCGGCCCGTACACGATCCGCGGCTACTACCGCGCGCCCGAACACAACGAGCGCGCCTTCACCCCGGACGGCTGGTACCGCACGGGCGACGTCGTGCGGCTGCGCCCGGACGGCTACGTCGTCGTCGAAGGACGTACCAAGGACGTGATCAACCGAGGCGGCGAGAAGATCGCCGCCGAGGAGGTCGAATCCTTCGCCTACCAGCTCGATTCGGTGGAGATGGCGGCCTCGGTCGCGATGCCGGACCCGGTGCTCGGCGAACGCGGCTGCCTTTACGTCGTGCCGACGCCCGGCACCTCCGTCGCGCTGCAGGACGTCATCGACGTCATGGAGACGGCGGGGGTCGCCCGGTTCAAACTCCCCGAACGGCTGGTGATCGTCGACGCGATGCCGCGCACCCCGATCGGCAAGATCGACAAGAAGGTGCTGCGGGCCGACATCGCACGACGGCTCGAAGAAGAAGCCGCCTGATCCTCCCCCCGCTCGTGAGTGGTAAGGACGGTTCTAACCGTCCTTACCACTCACGAGCTTTTTTCACGCCGCGCATTCTCGCAGAATGGAATAAGACGAGCCCCTCCCCGCGATGCGAAGCTTGCAGTGCAGCCGGTTACCGGCCTGGGTTCCGCCGCGTGACGTGGAAATGCTCGAACGCGGTTCACCCCCATCGCTTTTGGGAGAAAGGACGCACAATGAGCGTTACCGCAACGCGGAAAGGCGGGCCGCCCGCAGCCGCGGAAAAGCCGGCCAAACAACGCTATCTGGCCGTCGACGGACTGCGCGGGGTCTGCGCACTCGCCTTGCTTTTCACACATGTCGCGATGATCGCGGGGGTACTGGGCACCAAGGAGCTCGGCGGCACGATCGCTTCGACCAGCGCCGTCGGCGGGTTCTTCACCGGCGGCCTGCAGATCTTCGCGGGCGTTTTCTTCGTGCTCACCGGCATGTTCGTCTACCAGGGGTTCGCGAAGTCGGTCATCAACGGAACCCCGCGCAAACGCGAAGGCACGGTCATCCGCCGTGTGCTGCGCCTGCTCCCCGCGTACTACGTGATGTACTTCGTGGTCCTCATCGCGCTGAACCTCCAGCAGATCGACAGTGTGTGGGACGTCTTCCGGCCGTTGGCGTTGCTGCACATCTACGACTGGGACGGCTGGAGCAACGGCATGGAGATCACCTGGACCGTGCCGGACATGGCGCAGTTCTACCTCCTGCTGCCGCTGCTGGCCTGGGCGACCTTCAAGTTCGCTTCCCGCGGCGAGACCGCGCGGGCGCGGGCGTACCGGATGATGCTCCCCGTGCCGCTGCTGTTCGCCGCCGGTATCGCCTGGCTGCTGTACTCGCAGATGAACGGCCTCGGCACCCGCGCGCTGTTCTGGTACCCGATGGGCCTGATGCCGGAGGTCGCGATCGGCATGGTCATCGCGATCTGGCTGGAGCTGCAGAAGGCCTCGCCGAACGAGGCGCCCAAGCTGCTCACCTTCGCCGGCCGCCACCGCGTCCTGTTCCTGGGCATCGCGCTGACCTGCCTGCTCATCAACTGTGCCCGTCCCGGCAGTGAAATCGGCATGGACGATTACTACAGTCTCACCGCGCTGGGGATCTTCTACGGCCTATTGGCCATTCTTTCGGCGAGCCTGTTGCTTTCGATGGTCGCACCCGGACCCGAGTCGCGCGTGATCCGCGCCGTGTTCACCAACCGGGTGATCCTGTTCGTCGGCAAGATCTCCTACGGGGTCTACCTGTGGCAGTTCGCGGTGATGCATTTCTATCTGCAGAAGCCGAACGCCTACTTCAACGGGGAGCCGATGCCGTTGATGCTGATCCGTGCCGGTACCGGCTTCTGGGAGCTGCAACTGGTCACCCTGGTCGGCACGATCATCCTGTCGACGATCTCGTACTACGTGCTGGAACGTCCCTTGATGAACTGGGGCGAGCGGGTCATCAAGCGCCGTGCCGCCCGCAAGGCCGCGGCCGAGCTGCCGCGACCGCGCGAGGAATCGGTTCCGGTCTAGTCCCTTGTTCCTCGATCCGCCGGCCTGGCGTCCGCCACAAGCGGACGCCAGGCCGTTCCAGCATGGAGGTTCGCCGTGTCGTTTTCCGCGCCCTTGAAGGGTTTTCAAGCCCATCTCCCCGGATCCGGGCCGGTCGTCGAGACGGTTCTCGACCGGCTGCGGATGCTGGAGGCCGACATCGGTGGCGGCCCGCCCGATACCTTCGGCCTGAGCGGGCCCGGTGTCTCGGTCGAGGCCTGCCTGCACGGGCCGTTCTCGGAGAACCTCGTGCAGGCAGGTTGCGGGATCATGGCACTGCACGGGCGGTCCGAAGCGCAGCCGCGGCCGCTGGGTGTCGACTACGTTTCGATCCTCACCGGGATAGCCACCGTCCAGGGCATGCTGGCCGCGACGTTGGCTCAACTGCGAGGAAACCCCGTGTCTCGCGTCGAGCTGGGCGCGGACGGGGTCGCGTTGCTCGCGGTCGGGCAGTACATCGCGGCGGCCACCGCGGACGAGGATCCCGAGAGCTACGAAGACCTGCCGTCGACGGCGCGGCCGCCGTTCGTCTCCGCGGACGGGATCGCGTTCGAGGTCGAGTCCTTCAGCGGTGAGGCCTGGCAAGGATTCTGGGCCTCGCTGGGGACGCCGGAGCGCGCGATCGCCCGTGGCTGGCGGCCGTTCCTCCTCCGCTACGAGCGCGCGTCGGCGGTGCTTCCGCGCGAGCTGCACGAAGCGGCCGAGTCCGCCTCGTTCGAGGAGATCCGCGCGCTCGCCGCCGCGACCGGAATGCACGTCTGTCCTGTTAGGACAGTGGTGGAGCGGCGTGCTGACCCGGACGCGGGCCTGCCCCCGTGGACACTTCGGGCCGGACCGGCGGCGCGGCCGGCGCCCGGTGTCCACGCCGGCCTGCCGCTCGCCGGGATCCACGTCGTCGAGTCGACCCGCCGGGTGCAGGGCCCGCTGGCGACCCGGCTGCTGTCGCTGCTCGGCGCGACCGTCACCCGGATCGAACCGCCGGGCGGCGATCCGCT from Amycolatopsis sp. EV170708-02-1 includes:
- a CDS encoding acyltransferase, with translation MSVTATRKGGPPAAAEKPAKQRYLAVDGLRGVCALALLFTHVAMIAGVLGTKELGGTIASTSAVGGFFTGGLQIFAGVFFVLTGMFVYQGFAKSVINGTPRKREGTVIRRVLRLLPAYYVMYFVVLIALNLQQIDSVWDVFRPLALLHIYDWDGWSNGMEITWTVPDMAQFYLLLPLLAWATFKFASRGETARARAYRMMLPVPLLFAAGIAWLLYSQMNGLGTRALFWYPMGLMPEVAIGMVIAIWLELQKASPNEAPKLLTFAGRHRVLFLGIALTCLLINCARPGSEIGMDDYYSLTALGIFYGLLAILSASLLLSMVAPGPESRVIRAVFTNRVILFVGKISYGVYLWQFAVMHFYLQKPNAYFNGEPMPLMLIRAGTGFWELQLVTLVGTIILSTISYYVLERPLMNWGERVIKRRAARKAAAELPRPREESVPV
- a CDS encoding CoA transferase, which encodes MSFSAPLKGFQAHLPGSGPVVETVLDRLRMLEADIGGGPPDTFGLSGPGVSVEACLHGPFSENLVQAGCGIMALHGRSEAQPRPLGVDYVSILTGIATVQGMLAATLAQLRGNPVSRVELGADGVALLAVGQYIAAATADEDPESYEDLPSTARPPFVSADGIAFEVESFSGEAWQGFWASLGTPERAIARGWRPFLLRYERASAVLPRELHEAAESASFEEIRALAAATGMHVCPVRTVVERRADPDAGLPPWTLRAGPAARPAPGVHAGLPLAGIHVVESTRRVQGPLATRLLSLLGATVTRIEPPGGDPLRGMPPMAGDCSAKFRVLNDGKRIAEIDFKSAAGRDEVMDLIRDADVFLHNWAPGKDVELGLDAAAMHAVNPGLVYAAACGWGDALGKHPPAGTDYMVQAYSGVADALTPAGAPPRPTLMIMVDIAGGFVSAEGILAALVARERAGRGGAVTTSLLAAADALLREPSPAAVDGVFAAADGLLAIVTEDVGALCSKLDIPVPPKEELPDAITKALGTRPAADWESVLGSIAVPVRRDLGALVSRHPGRFERNGCAIAVSPWFFGGAS